Part of the Ornithinimicrobium flavum genome, GCGGCCACACCTCGTTGCGCTACGTCGCCGCTGCGAGCGCCCTGTGGGGCGATGACGTCAACCTGTGGCCGCAGGGGTGGGTCGTCGAGGGGGTGTCGAACTGGTGGTCAGCCGCCGAGGACCCCCACTTCCTCGACAGCCTCCGGATCCAGGTCGGCGAGCACCACCGCGGCTCGGGGCCACCGGCCACTCTTCCGGTCGTACCGGACCTCAGCGACCCCGACTCCGTCGACGCCTTCACGCTGGAGTCCGTCAGCCTGGCCCTCCACGTGGCCGAGGTCCACGGACAGTCGGCACTCATCGACCTCGCCGGCAGGCTGGTCCTGCTGGACAGCCGGTATGACGAGAAGGGCATCGAGAGCGCCTATGTCGACGTGCTCGAGCTGGGACAGGACGAGCTCCTGCAGCAGTGGGCGGCGTGGAGCGGCCAGCTCGCCGAGAGCGTCGACGGGTCCCTGCCGCCGCCCACCGTCTGAGCCGAGCAGGTCACGGCTACCTAGAGGTCTGGTCCAGCTGCGCCATGACGATCCGGCCGATCCGCTCCGGCGGGTTGGCCACGTCGACCAGGACACCGCGCTCGTCGTCCTCCAGCGGCTCGAGGGTGTCCAGCTGCGACTCGAGCAGCTCCGGCGGCATGAAGTGGTCCTGGCGGGACTGCATACGCTCCAGCAGCAGCGACTTGTCGCCGACGAGGTGCACGAAGTAGACGCCGGGTGCGCCCTCGCGCAGCAGGTCCCGGTAGGGACGTCGCAGCGCCGAGCAGGTGAGGACCGAGCAGCTCCCGGCCCGGTCCTGCTCGCCGAGCCAGCCCGCGAGGTCGCGCAGCCAGGGCCAGCGGTCCTCGTCGGTCAGCGGGAAGCCCGCAGCCATCTTGGCGACGTTGGCCTCCGGGTGGTGCTCGTCCCCCTCGGCGAAGGGCCACCCCAGGGCGTAGGCGACCGCGCGGCCGATGGTGCTCTTGCCGGTGCCGCACACCCCCATGACGACCACGTGGGAGGGCACGTCCGGATACGGATCGGGGATCGGCGCCACGTCGGGTACCTCCTGGGTCGGCTGGTCCCACCTTAGTGACCGGCGCCTGACGTAGCATCGACCGCCATGAGCGCCCCCCTCTTCCAGCCGGTCCTGCTGGGCACCGACCAGGGCACGTACGCCCTGGCCCGCGCCTTCCACCAGCAGTACGGCGTCCGGTCCGTCATCGTCTCCCGCGGCCGGTCCGGGGCGATCGCGAACTCCCGCATCCTCGACCTCGTGCACACCGGGGACGACAGCGACCGCGCGGACCTGGTCGCGGCCCTGCTGCGGGAGGGCCGGGAGCGCACGCGCAGCGCCCCCGACGTCCCGCTGGTCCTCATGTACAACTCCGACTCGCACGTCGAGCTGGTCTCGGAGCACGCGGAGGAGCTCTCTGAGTTCTACCGCTTCCCCCACCTGGACCGGGACAAGCTGGCCCAGGTCGCGGACAAGAGCCACTTCGCGCAGATCTGCGAACGGCTGGGCCTGGCGACGCCGCGCACCTCCGTCGTGCGCTTCGCCGGCGCCGACGACCCCGCCTGGGTCCCGGACCCGGTCGACGTCACCTTCCCCGTCGTCGCCAAGCCCGCCAACAGCGCCGACCTGGAGAACATGCGCTTCCCGGGGGTGCGGAAGGTGTGGTTCCTCGACACCCCCCAGGAGTGGGAGGACACCGTGCGGGTGCTGCGCGAGGGCGGCTTCCGGCACGACTTCCTCGTGCAGGAGCTCATCCCCGGCGACGACACCCACCAGTACTCCGCGGTGGCCTACGTGGACCGGTCGGGCCGGGTGACCGCGCTGGCGACGGCCCAGGTGCTGCTCGGCGAGCACGACCCGATGACCATCGGCAACCCGGTCGCCATGATCACGACGCCGCTGCCGGAGATGATGGACGCGACCGAGCGGATCCTCACCGAGGTCGGCTACTGGGGGTTCGCCAACGTCGACGCCAAGCGCGACCCGCGCACCGGGGTGCTCTACTTCATGGAGATGAACGCCCGGATGGGCCGTAACTCCTTCTACGCCACCGCAGCCGGGGCGGACATCGTCGGCGCGCTCGTGGACGACGTCGTGCGCCAGGTGCAGCGTGAGCCCCGCCGGGGCACCCACGAGCTCCTCTACTCCATCGTCTCGCCGCTGATGCTGCCCTACTACGTGCGGGACCGGGCGCTGCGCCGCACGGTCGTGGCGGCGGCCCGGCGGGGCATCGTCCACCCGCTGCTCTACGAACGGCTCAACCTGCGCCGCCAGGGGTACGTCGCCGCCCAGCGCCTCAACCACGTGCGCAAGTTCGCCCGGCACTACCCCCGGCTGAGCGACACCGGCTTCTAACCGGCCGGGCCCGGAGCCAGGTCGACCCAGGTGGAGCCGACCTCGCTCACCTGCGCCGACCCCGAGGTCAGCCGGGCCAGCTCGCCGAGCAGCCGGTCGGCCCGTGCCACGGGCACGCCGAGCCGCAGGGTGACCTGCTGCCCCCAGGCGACGTCGAGCACCTCCACCCCCTGGGCCCTCAGGTCGTGCTCGAGGCGGCCCGAGCGGTCCGCCCCGACCGTGACGTCCACCAGCCGGAGGAGCTGGCGCGGCAGGACCGTCGCCGCGGCCACGGCCTCCCGGACCGCGCCCGAGTAGGCGCGGACCAGGCCACCGGTACCCAGCAGCGTGCCGCCGAACCACCGGGTCACCACGGCGACCACGTCGGTGAGGCCGGCGCCGGTCAGCACCTCCAGCATCGGGGTGCCCGCGGTGCCCGCCGGCTCCCCGTCGTCGTTGCTGCGCACGGTGGCGCCGTCCGGCCCCAGGACGAACGCCGAGCAGTGGTGACGCGCGTCCCAGTGCACCGTCCGAGCCTCCTCGACGACGACCCGGGCCTGCGCCTCGTCCTCGACCCGCCGCAGCCAGCACTCGAAGACCGAGCGCTTCTCCTCGAGCCGGGCCACGACGGGGGCGGCGACGGTGCGGCAGGTCGTCGG contains:
- a CDS encoding gluconokinase, giving the protein MPSHVVVMGVCGTGKSTIGRAVAYALGWPFAEGDEHHPEANVAKMAAGFPLTDEDRWPWLRDLAGWLGEQDRAGSCSVLTCSALRRPYRDLLREGAPGVYFVHLVGDKSLLLERMQSRQDHFMPPELLESQLDTLEPLEDDERGVLVDVANPPERIGRIVMAQLDQTSR
- a CDS encoding IMPACT family protein encodes the protein MEPTTCRTVAAPVVARLEEKRSVFECWLRRVEDEAQARVVVEEARTVHWDARHHCSAFVLGPDGATVRSNDDGEPAGTAGTPMLEVLTGAGLTDVVAVVTRWFGGTLLGTGGLVRAYSGAVREAVAAATVLPRQLLRLVDVTVGADRSGRLEHDLRAQGVEVLDVAWGQQVTLRLGVPVARADRLLGELARLTSGSAQVSEVGSTWVDLAPGPAG